The genomic stretch GCGCTCCGGCTGATGCTGCGCAATCTGGGAGACAACCGCAGTTGGAACGCGGTGGGCACGCCGCGGCCCGGTCGCAGCCTGCGGCTGTCACTGGTGCTCGATTGACCGCCGTGCGGCACGTGGCTGCGCGCGCCGCCGATGCCAGAGGATGCGCCCGTGCAGGCTAGCCTCCAGTCCGCGCTTCGAATCGCCGCCGCCATCCTCCTTCTGGCGATGTTTGTCCTTGTGCCTTTCTTCCTGTTCGGCCCCACGCTCGAAGCGCGGATGGCGGGCAGCATCGGCGTGCCGGGGGTGGCGACCGCCATGGCGGGGGGGACGCTGCTCGCCCTGGACATCGTCCTGCCGGTGCCGTCGAGCCTGGTCGCCACCGCCATGGGCGCAGCGCTTGGCGGCTGGCCTGGCGCGTTGGTCAACACGCTCGGACTGACTGCCGGTTGCTTGTTGGGGCTGGTGATCGGCCGCTCGGGATCCCCGCTTGCCGGGCGTATCCTGGGGCCGGCCCTTTATGCACGATTCGTCCTGTGGATCGAGCGGAACGGCGTGGCTGCGGTGCTGCTGTGCAGGGCGGTGCCTGTGCTCGCCGAGGCGTCGATCGTCGCCGCCGGCACCGCGAAGGGCAGGACAGGTCCGCTCCTGGCGGCCGCAGGCTTCGCCGATCTTTGCCTTGGCGTCCTTTATGCCGTTGCCGGCGCCGCCCAGGGACCGGCCGCCGCGCCATCGGCACCGGCCTTCGCCGCGGCGGTGGGCATTCCGGTACTCGCCGCGATTGTGTCTCTATCGTGGATAAGGCGGCGGCCTCGCTCGTAATGGGCGGCGAGTCAATCGCAGACTCGCTCCCGCGTTTCACGCGTCCGATCGCATGCATCGCCCCGCCACATTTTCGCTGTCTCCGAGGGTCCTCAGCAACCTCGGAGTGCCCGTTGAATATTTGTGCGAGCGTGCGGGCATTGCGGCGACCAGTGCACGGCCAGCAGCGGCCGTACAATGAATATGTGCACCGCAGAGCGCAGCCGGCTTAAAGCCCGGCCAGTCGGTGCGGCCGAATGCAGCACCGCAGGAGGCCGGTACCTGATCTCGGGGCAAGCCCGGCCCTCGACCGCATCACCGCGTCGGCGTCGCCCATATCGAGTATCGTTTCATAATTCTGTCATCGGACGCGTCTCAACGCCTGGTGTCCATCGCGCCGGATGCGGGCGAGGACCCAACTCATGAGGACGACGGCTCGCTATCCGGATGCAACGCGATCACGACATTGTTGCCCGCTGGGTCGCGCGTGAAATTCTGCCCCACGAAGGCAGGGTCCGCGCATGGCTGGCCAGCCGATGGCGTGGTGCCGTCGATGTCGACGACATCATTCAGGAAGCCTATTGTCGACTGTCGGCGCTGACCTCGGTCGGGCATATCGAGAACCCGCTCGCCTATTTTCGCCGGACTGCCCATGCCTCGGCGGTCGACATCCTTCGCCAGACAACCGCAAAAAATATTCTTTCGATGACGGGAAACGACTGGTTCGACGTCCTTGATGAGAGCCCAGCCGTCGACAGGGCGATGGAAGCCACGGAGGAATTGAGTCGAGTGAACGACGCGCTGGCCAAATTGTCGGACACGTGCCGCCAGGTGATCGAGTTGCGGCGGATCGAGGGCTTGTCGCAGCGCGACACGGCCGAGCGGCTGGGCGTAAGCGAGAACGTCGTGGAGAACAGCATCGTTCGCGGCATCAGACGGGTGCTGGCCGTCATGGCCCACCAGGACGTCGAGACTGGTGGGGATGAGGACAAGCGAGAGGTGGAGCGGATTGGCAAGCACGGTTCTCAGTGACGACATGAACGAGCAGGCGGCTCACTGGGCTGCGCGCGCGCTGGATGGCGAGATCCCGGCCGCGATGGCGGGCGACTTCGGCGCGTGGATGGCGGCGGATCGCCGCCACCGCGGTGCTTATCTGCGCGCGCGCGCCGCGCTGTACGCGATCGAGGACACGGTCCTGGAACATCGCGATGCCGCGAGAGGGGATAGGCGCCCGGCGATTGTCGCAGTCGCCCGCAAGGAGGACGACGCGCCCGTTGATGCGTCCCGCCCGCTTGGCCGGGGCTGGAGCCAGCGGATCATGGTCGGTGGCACGCTGGCGGCGTCGCTGGCGCTGGCGGTGGGGCTGGGCGTGCCGGCGCTGTCGCCAACGCGCGTGCCGCCGCGCCCAGCCGTCGGGCGCGCGCTGACGCTGGCCGATGGCTCGGTCGCCACGCTGGGCGACGGCGCCCGGATCGACTTCGCGATGCGCGACGGCGTGCGGAAGGTGGTGCTGCTCCAGGGCGAAGCGACGTTCGATGTCGCCAAGGATCGCCAGCATCCGTTCGTGGTGCAGTCCGGCGACGTCTATGCGCAGGCGACTGGCACGCACTATTCGGTGCGGCGTGTCGGCGCTGCCGGCGGTGCGGTGCGCGTGAAGGAAGGCAGCGTATTGGTATGGGGCAGGGACGAGCGCGACCAGGCGGTGGTGCTCCGCGCGGGCGACGCGCTGACGCTGGAGCCCGGAACCGGCCACCCCGACAGGACGGAAGCGGCGCGACCGGCATCCCCGCCACCGCCACCGCCACCGCCGCCGGAACTGGCGCAGATCTCGCTCGACAACGTCACGATCGAGGCGGCTGCGCGACGCTTCAACCGGATCAACCGCGCCCAGATCGTCATCGCCGATCCCGCCGTTGGCCAGGTCCGCATCGTCGGGCTGTTCCGTGCGAACGACCCAGAGCGGTTCGCCGAAGCGGCTGCGGCAGTTGCGGGCGCCATCGTCGAAGTCAGAGGCGACAGAATTGAAGTAAAAATGAAATAATAATGACGCGTTAAATTAATATTTCCGGCGGTGACGGAAATATATCTGCGGCCCTGTCTTTAGTCGTGAAAACACCAAAGTGGGGACGCATTCATGATTTCGAAACATCTTCGGGCGAGCGCGGCGATTGTCGTGGTCGCAAGTGCAATTTGCGCGCCTGTCGCAGCCCAGGCTCAGGCCCGGGTCCAAGTGTTCGAGGTGGCCGCCCAGCCGGCTTCGACAGGGGTCAAGGCACTCGCCCGGCAGGCGGGCATCCAGGTCATCGTTGCCGGGGCCGATGTCGACGGGCGCACCACGAATCGTGTGACGGGCAAGCTGGACACGCGCGAGGCGCTGGAGGCGCTGATCGCCAATACCGGCCTGATCATCCGCTCCTTCGACGGGCGGACCGCCGTGCTGGGCCTGGAGACCGCCGACGCCGCCTCCGAGCTGGTCGTCACCGGATCGCGCGTCGTCCGTAATGGCTATCAGGCGCCGACGCCGCTGACCGTGCTGAGCGGCGACGAGATCGCCCGCTCCGCGCAGGTCAACATCGCCGAGCAGATCAATCGCCTGCCTGCGCTGGCCGGCAGCAACAATCCGCGCAACACCGCGAGCAACATCAGCGGCGGCTTCATGGGCATCAGCACGCTGAACCTGCGCAATCTGGGCGCGACGCGCACGCTGGTGTTGCTCGACAGCCAGCGGTTGCCCGCCGCTTCGCTCAACGGCCTGGTCGACGCCAATTCGATCCCAAGCGCGCTGGTGAAGCGCGTCGACATCGTCACCGGCGGCGCGTCGGCCGCCTGGGGCTCCGATGCCGTAGCCGGCGTCGTCAACTTCGTCCTCGATCGCGACTTCACCGGGGTGAAAGGCAGCGTCCAGGGCGGCGTCACCACCTATGGCGACGACAAGAATTACCGGGTGTCGCTCAGCGCCGGCACCGGCTTCGCCGACGGCCGCGGCCATTTCCTGATCAGCGCCGAGAACTGGTATAGCGAGGGCATCGAAGGCATGCCGCGCGACTGGTATCGTGGGCGCAAGACGCTGTTCAACCCCAATTACACCGCCACCAACGGCCAGCCCGAATATCTGGTGCGCGACGGAGTCGGCTATACGACGGTGGCGCCGGGCGGAATCGTGACGACCGGCCCGTTGCGGGGCTTGTACTTCGGGCCGGGCGGCACGCCGGGACAGCTCAACTTCGGTTCGATCGTCAACAACCCGTTCATGGTCGGCGGCGACTGGCGCTACACCGATTTCGGCAACGGCCCGCAGAATCTGGATCCCGAAGTCTCGCACAAGAGCGTCTTCTCGCGCCTGAGCTACGGCATTACCGACAGCGTCGAGCTGTTCGGCGAATTCTCGTACGTCCAGGCGAAGACCAAAACCACCGGCACGCCGATGTTCAACTTTGGCGGCCTGATCATCCAGCGCGACAATGCGTTCCTGCCCGATGCGGTGCGCCAGCGGATGGTCGATCTGGGCGAGAGCACGCTGAATGTCGGGAGCTGGAACGCGGCGATCGGCGGCATCGTCACCGAAACCCGCCACGACCTGTATCGCTATGTTCTGGGCGCCGAGGGCCGTTTCAACGGCTTCGGCACGGACTGGCGCTGGAACATCCGCGCCAACCGCAACGTCAGCAAGTTCTTCAACGGCACCACCCTGCCGATCACGGCGAATTACAGAGCGGCGATCGACGCGGTGCGCGCGCCCAGCGGCGCGATCGTGTGCCGCTCCACCCTGACCGACCCCGGCAATGGCTGCGTGCCCCTGAACATCCTCGGCACCGGCGTGGCCTCGTCGGCCGGGCTCGATTATGTGATGGGTCATTCCTATCTCAACGCCACGATCACCCAGGACATCGTCTCGGCGACGGTGCGCGGCGAGCCGATGTCCACCTGGGCCGGGCCGGTCTCGATGGCCTTCGGCGTCGAGCATCGCCGCGAGGAGGAATCGGGCCAGAGCGATCCGCTATCGCTGAAGAACAGCTATTGGGCTGGCAACTACAAGCCGATCCATGGCGCCTACACGGTCAGGGAAGCGTTCCTCGAAGTCGTCGTGCCGCTGGCGGCGAATACCAGCTGGGCGCGGTCGCTCGACCTTAACGCGGCGATCCGCGCGACCGACTACAGCACTTCGGGCTATGTCACGACCTGGAAGGCGGGCCTCACCTATGCGCCGGTGCCCGACATCCGGTTTCGCGTAACCCGTTCGCGCGATATCCGCGCCGGCAACCTGTCCGAGCTCTTCCAGGCGGGCCAGACCAACACCACGACCCTGGTCGATCCGTTCAAGGACAACCAGTCCTATACCGTCTTCCAGACGACCGTCGGCAACCCGGTGGTGCGCCCGGAAAAGGCCGACACGCTCAATCTTGGCGCGGTGTTCCAGCCCGGCTTCCTTCCCGGCCTCTCGGCTTCGGTCGATTATTTCGATATCCAGGTGAAAGACGCGATCGCCACGCTGGGATCGAGCACGATCATCAACCAGTGCTTCCAGGGCAATGCGTCGCTTTGCTCGCTGATCGAGCGCGACTCGGCGGGGTTCATGACCGAGATATTCCTGCGGCCGATCAACCTCGCCCGCCAGACGGTGCGCGGGCTGGATTTCGAGCTGGGCTATCGCATGCCGGTACTGGGGGACGGCGTGCTGTCGTTCCGTGGCCTCGGCACGCGCTATCTCGAAAGCAGTTCGGACAACGGCATCAATCCGCCAACCTCCAACCTTGGCGAGAACACCGGGGTGCCGACCTGGCGCTATCTGGCCGAGATCGCGCTCGACAAGGGGCCGGCGTCGCTTTCGGTCACCGGTCGCGGCTTCAGCGACGGCGTGATCTCGAACAGCTTCATCGAATGCACGACCAACTGCCCGACCTCGACCAGCCTTAATCGCACGATCGACAACAACCATGTCGACGGCGCCTTCTATATCGACCTGTCGGCCAGCTATGCGATCAACGATGGCGTGAAATTCTACATCGCGGTGGACAATGTCGCGAACAAGGCGCCAGCGCCTTACGCCCCATCGGGCACCGGCATCGGCAGCGCGCAGATCGGCATCTCGCAGACCTATTACGATGTGATCGGCCGGTCCTTCCGCGGCGGCGTGCGGTTCCAGTTCTGATAGCCCTCCGGACGGGAAAGCAACGCCAATGACCATCGCGACCACCATGGCCATCCTCCTCGCCGGGCTGGCGCACCTATCCGGACCCGCCCTGCGCGAGAAAGGGGACCGGTGGTCGCAATGGAATGTCGCCGGCGCCGCGCAGGATGCCGTCGTCCTGCCGGTGTGCACCGGTCCCTATCAAGTCTCGTCGGGCGACCTGAATGGCGACGGCCTGCCCGACTTGATCGTCCCCTGTCGCGGGGAGCTTCTATCCCCCAAGCTGGCGCGGCCCGCGAACGACCAACTGACCGTCTATCTCAACCCGGGAAAGAAGGGCGCGTGGAGGCGCCGAGACTTCACCGTCGGCTTCGGCCCCTATCACTCGGCCACCGGCGATCTGGACGGCGACGGGCTTCCCGACATCGTCGTCCCCAACTACCAGTCCAATGACGACCGCGACCTGGTGATCCTCTATGGCGCGAAGGATCGGGAAAGGCTTTTTGAGCCAACCACGTACCTGGGTTTCGACACGCGCGACCTGGTCAACGAATATGGCCTCGATGCCGAAGGCCAGCCGCGCTATTCCACGCCGGGCCTGACCTCGGCGATCATCGCCGATGTGAATAGCGATGGCCGGCCGGACATCGTCGCGGCCTCGTATCAGTCCAACGTCTTCTACGTCCTGCTGAACGAGGGCGGGCGGCGCTTCCGCACCATCCGCTATCCACAACAGGCCGCGCCCTATGATCAGATGCTCGGTGGCCCGCGCGACATCGCGCCTGCCGATTTCGACGGCGATGGCGTGCTCGACCTGGCCTTCTCAATGTATGAATCGAACCTGGTCGAAGTGTGGCGGGGTGACGGGAAGGGCGGCTTTGCGCCGTGGCGGCGCGCGCCCTCGTTCGGGCGGATTCCCTATCACCTCAAGGCCGGCGATCTCGACGGCGACGGCCGCGCCGACATCGTCGTGGGCAACCGCAGCACTAGCGACAATGTGGTGGTATTGCGCAATCGGAGCGATCGCTTCGTCTATGACGGGTCGTTCGGCCCACAGACTGCCCGGCGCGGCGAAACCACTGCGGACGAGATACGCGACGTGGTGCTCGCCGACCTCGATGGAGACGGCATCCTCGACCTGATCGCCGCCGCTCGCGAATCCGGCAAGCTCGTCTTCTGGCGCGGCACCGGCAGGACAGGGTTCAACCAGGCATTCGCCGACCGCCGCGTAGCCGAATTTCCCGGCAAGGGGCCTCGGGGCATCGCAGTGCTTCCCGGCGCGGTCGCCGTGATCTTCTATAACAGCAGCGAGATCGCGATTCTGAAAGGGCCATAG from Sphingomonas hengshuiensis encodes the following:
- a CDS encoding FecR family protein, with product MASTVLSDDMNEQAAHWAARALDGEIPAAMAGDFGAWMAADRRHRGAYLRARAALYAIEDTVLEHRDAARGDRRPAIVAVARKEDDAPVDASRPLGRGWSQRIMVGGTLAASLALAVGLGVPALSPTRVPPRPAVGRALTLADGSVATLGDGARIDFAMRDGVRKVVLLQGEATFDVAKDRQHPFVVQSGDVYAQATGTHYSVRRVGAAGGAVRVKEGSVLVWGRDERDQAVVLRAGDALTLEPGTGHPDRTEAARPASPPPPPPPPPELAQISLDNVTIEAAARRFNRINRAQIVIADPAVGQVRIVGLFRANDPERFAEAAAAVAGAIVEVRGDRIEVKMK
- a CDS encoding VTT domain-containing protein, whose translation is MQASLQSALRIAAAILLLAMFVLVPFFLFGPTLEARMAGSIGVPGVATAMAGGTLLALDIVLPVPSSLVATAMGAALGGWPGALVNTLGLTAGCLLGLVIGRSGSPLAGRILGPALYARFVLWIERNGVAAVLLCRAVPVLAEASIVAAGTAKGRTGPLLAAAGFADLCLGVLYAVAGAAQGPAAAPSAPAFAAAVGIPVLAAIVSLSWIRRRPRS
- a CDS encoding TonB-dependent receptor is translated as MFEVAAQPASTGVKALARQAGIQVIVAGADVDGRTTNRVTGKLDTREALEALIANTGLIIRSFDGRTAVLGLETADAASELVVTGSRVVRNGYQAPTPLTVLSGDEIARSAQVNIAEQINRLPALAGSNNPRNTASNISGGFMGISTLNLRNLGATRTLVLLDSQRLPAASLNGLVDANSIPSALVKRVDIVTGGASAAWGSDAVAGVVNFVLDRDFTGVKGSVQGGVTTYGDDKNYRVSLSAGTGFADGRGHFLISAENWYSEGIEGMPRDWYRGRKTLFNPNYTATNGQPEYLVRDGVGYTTVAPGGIVTTGPLRGLYFGPGGTPGQLNFGSIVNNPFMVGGDWRYTDFGNGPQNLDPEVSHKSVFSRLSYGITDSVELFGEFSYVQAKTKTTGTPMFNFGGLIIQRDNAFLPDAVRQRMVDLGESTLNVGSWNAAIGGIVTETRHDLYRYVLGAEGRFNGFGTDWRWNIRANRNVSKFFNGTTLPITANYRAAIDAVRAPSGAIVCRSTLTDPGNGCVPLNILGTGVASSAGLDYVMGHSYLNATITQDIVSATVRGEPMSTWAGPVSMAFGVEHRREEESGQSDPLSLKNSYWAGNYKPIHGAYTVREAFLEVVVPLAANTSWARSLDLNAAIRATDYSTSGYVTTWKAGLTYAPVPDIRFRVTRSRDIRAGNLSELFQAGQTNTTTLVDPFKDNQSYTVFQTTVGNPVVRPEKADTLNLGAVFQPGFLPGLSASVDYFDIQVKDAIATLGSSTIINQCFQGNASLCSLIERDSAGFMTEIFLRPINLARQTVRGLDFELGYRMPVLGDGVLSFRGLGTRYLESSSDNGINPPTSNLGENTGVPTWRYLAEIALDKGPASLSVTGRGFSDGVISNSFIECTTNCPTSTSLNRTIDNNHVDGAFYIDLSASYAINDGVKFYIAVDNVANKAPAPYAPSGTGIGSAQIGISQTYYDVIGRSFRGGVRFQF
- a CDS encoding RNA polymerase sigma factor; amino-acid sequence: MQRDHDIVARWVAREILPHEGRVRAWLASRWRGAVDVDDIIQEAYCRLSALTSVGHIENPLAYFRRTAHASAVDILRQTTAKNILSMTGNDWFDVLDESPAVDRAMEATEELSRVNDALAKLSDTCRQVIELRRIEGLSQRDTAERLGVSENVVENSIVRGIRRVLAVMAHQDVETGGDEDKREVERIGKHGSQ
- a CDS encoding FG-GAP repeat domain-containing protein, producing the protein MTIATTMAILLAGLAHLSGPALREKGDRWSQWNVAGAAQDAVVLPVCTGPYQVSSGDLNGDGLPDLIVPCRGELLSPKLARPANDQLTVYLNPGKKGAWRRRDFTVGFGPYHSATGDLDGDGLPDIVVPNYQSNDDRDLVILYGAKDRERLFEPTTYLGFDTRDLVNEYGLDAEGQPRYSTPGLTSAIIADVNSDGRPDIVAASYQSNVFYVLLNEGGRRFRTIRYPQQAAPYDQMLGGPRDIAPADFDGDGVLDLAFSMYESNLVEVWRGDGKGGFAPWRRAPSFGRIPYHLKAGDLDGDGRADIVVGNRSTSDNVVVLRNRSDRFVYDGSFGPQTARRGETTADEIRDVVLADLDGDGILDLIAAARESGKLVFWRGTGRTGFNQAFADRRVAEFPGKGPRGIAVLPGAVAVIFYNSSEIAILKGP